A genome region from Streptomyces sp. S4.7 includes the following:
- a CDS encoding IS3 family transposase has protein sequence MTALLDEHPHLGVECVLRELSIASSTYYRWRRAEKEPCERRRRDVELTEKIKAIHTGSGGIYGSPRVHAILKREGVHVGRKRVERLMREADLAGLSPRRSGFTRRDPKAALAPDLVNRDFTAQGPNRLWVTDLTMIPTAEGPLWLSAIRDAFSRRVVAWETSARADADLVLSSLEYALASREVEPGKLIHHADHGCQYTSIKLTTRLMRAGIDASMGSAGDSYDNALAENLWMLTKTECVRGRVFTTRAEANLALFEYFDGFYNSRRIQKRLGYLSPIEFEEKHYAEQTTTKRANLKPRQPSLTS, from the coding sequence GTGACCGCGCTCCTCGACGAGCATCCACACCTGGGAGTCGAGTGCGTACTCCGGGAGCTTTCCATCGCCTCCTCCACCTACTACCGCTGGCGCCGCGCTGAGAAAGAGCCCTGCGAGCGGCGGCGCCGCGACGTCGAGCTCACCGAGAAGATCAAGGCGATCCATACCGGGTCCGGTGGCATCTACGGGTCGCCACGGGTGCACGCCATACTGAAACGCGAGGGCGTCCACGTAGGCCGCAAACGCGTCGAGCGGTTGATGCGCGAGGCCGATCTGGCGGGTCTCAGCCCGCGCCGGAGCGGTTTCACGCGCCGGGATCCCAAGGCCGCGCTCGCCCCGGACCTCGTCAACCGGGACTTCACCGCCCAGGGGCCGAACCGTCTGTGGGTCACCGATCTGACGATGATCCCGACCGCCGAGGGACCGCTGTGGCTGTCCGCGATCCGCGACGCATTCTCCCGCCGGGTCGTGGCCTGGGAAACCTCCGCCCGCGCGGACGCCGACCTGGTCCTGTCCAGCCTGGAGTACGCGCTCGCCTCCCGCGAGGTCGAGCCCGGCAAGCTCATCCACCACGCCGACCACGGCTGCCAATATACGTCCATCAAGCTGACAACACGCCTGATGAGGGCAGGAATTGACGCGTCGATGGGCTCGGCCGGCGACAGTTACGACAACGCCCTCGCGGAGAATCTGTGGATGCTGACGAAGACCGAGTGCGTCCGCGGCCGCGTCTTCACCACCAGGGCCGAAGCCAACCTCGCACTCTTCGAGTACTTCGATGGCTTCTATAACAGCCGGCGCATCCAGAAGCGGCTCGGCTACCTCAGCCCGATCGAGTTCGAGGAGAAGCACTACGCCGAGCAGACAACGACCAAAAGAGCGAACCTGAAACCCCGTCAACCCTCCCTGACCAGCTGA